The stretch of DNA GGCCAAACCATGCCGGAACAACAAGTGCTAGCCAAACGCGAGATTGGCTATGTTTCCGAGGATATGCGCTTGTATCCCAAGGCTAGTTTGGCTTGGCATATGCAATTTATTCAATCGATTTATCCAAATTGGGATCAAGCCTATGCTGAGCAATTGCTCAAACGTTTCGACCTGCGTGCTGAACAGAAAATCAAAGGTTTATCGCATGGTCAGCGGGTCAAAGCGACCTTGTTATTAGCCTTAGCACGTCGGCCCAAATTACTAATTCTCGACGAACCGACAACTGGACTTGATCCAGTGGCACGCCAAGAAGTGCTCACGGCATTGATCGAAGTGCTGGCGGATGAAGATCGCACAATCTTATTTTCATCGCACAACACGCTTGATGTTGAGCAAATTTCGGATCAGGTGGTGTTTATCGATCAAGGCTCAATTATCGAAGCACGTTCAAAAGAAGATTTGCTTGATGCTTGGCGACGCTTGCGGGTGCGCGTTGCAGCAGATCAAACGGTTGCCCAATTGCCGAATGTATTACAACACCAAGGCCATGGTCAACTCCAAACAATTATTACCAATCGTTATAGCCCTGAATTGCAGCAAACCTATCAACAAGCAGGTCTAGAAATTCAGGCAGTCGAATTATTAACCCTTGAAGAAATTTTTGTTGCTTCGATTCAAGCACGGCGCGAAGGAAAAAATCTATGAATTCGATGATCAACCATTTAGTGCGTAAAGATTGGCAAATTAATCGCACGATGATGTCAATTTACATCAGCGCCATGCTGATTGCGCTGGCATTGTTACTTGCCGATGACAACAGCTTTATCTTTGGAATTGGGGTAATTCTGATTCTGACGGTATTAATGATTTTGGGAATTCATCTAACAACCAGCAATGTCATTAGCGAACACAGCCAAAAAACCTTGCCGTTTATTATGAGTTTGCCAGTTTCGGGCCTTCAATATGCTTTGGCCAAAATTATGGCCAATCTATCGATGTTTTTGCTACCTTGGCTGCTGGCATTAGTTGGCAGTTGGCTGATTATTCTCAGCCGTGATAGCCTGCCCAATGGTTTAGTCGTAATAACAACATTGGCCTTGATCGAAATTTTGCTGAGCTATTGTTTAATTATGATGATGGGACTTGTGACTGGCTCGCAGCATGGAGCAATTGGAGCTATGGCTCTCGCAAATTTAGGCTTTCAAGGGTTTTTGTGGGGAATTCTGCAAATTCCAGCAATTGCCCAACATCGCGATAGCAACAGCCTAGCTTGGAATAGCACCGAACTAAGCATTTTGGCAATCCAACTAGCGGTTATCGTAGGTTTATTAGGCATCACGCTCGTCGTGCAACAACGCAAAACCAACTTTATTTAGCAAACAGCGCTAGCCAAGTAGCTAGCGCAACCACTATTTAATGATAACGCTCAATTGTGGCATAGGCCACGCCACTTTGTAAATTGCCACGCACAATCAAATCATTCAGATTCACGCCCAAGCCAACCAAGGTTTGGGCAACTTCTGGGCGAATACCAGTTAAAATAACCTGACCACCAAGCAAACGCACCGATTGAGCAGCTTGAATCAGCACATGGGCCACTTGGGTATCCACAATTGGCACTCCAGTAATATCCAAAATTGCAAAGCGGGCCGTCATGTGGCTAATACCATGCAATAAAGTTTCCATCATCTGCTGCGCTCGCCGCGTATCGACCGCCCCAATTAGCGGCATAATCACCACACTATCGGTAATTGGAATTAATGGAGTTGAAATATCGGCCAAGGCTTCCTGTTGGCTATTAATAATCGCCTGCTGCTCGAGCATATGGCGTTGGGCTTCAAGCACCTGCTTTTGCTCGGTAATATCGGCAACCTTGATACACAAAATATCGTTGGTAAGCGGAATCGCTGAAAGCTGAGCAATCCGAACCCCAATATCTGGCACTTTGACCGTTAATTCATTCAAATGCACCAACTCACCTGAATCAAGGGCATGCTGATAGCGTTCAAAAACCATTGGCGGCACATCGGGAAAAATATCTTTAATCAGCTTGCCAACGTGCAAACGCATATCAATTGGAGCATTAGGCATCAAGCCATTGGTAAAAATTAAACGCAGCGAGGTCGGATCATCCGGATCTTCTCGTTGTAACAAATCGATGCCAATTGGTAATCGTTTGACCAGATTTTCAAATAACTCGGCTTGGCGTTGGGCGTGGGCTAATTGGGCCTGTAATTCGGCAATTTGGGCCTGGAGTGCGGCGGAATCTGATGCTGAATTGCTCATGTCAACGCTCCAAGGTTGATACAAAGGAGTTCAACGATCACGACGATGCAGCGAGTAAAGGTCTGCCAACAGCGAAATCATTCAGATATACAGGTTATTGTATGTCAAACTAGACCTTAAGCATAGCATGATTTTGCCAAAAATCAGCGATAATGCAGCAATTAGCAATTGTACTATGGCTGAACCATCAACCACAGTCGGCTTCAAATGGGAGTGTTGGCATGAAACGGGGAATTCTCTACGCTGCCGGGGCTTATGCATGTTGGGGATTTTTCCCGCTCTACTGGAAGTTGCTGCGTAGCGTTCCAGCGTTGGAAATTTTGGCGCATCGCATGGCATGGTCGTTGGTGTTTGTGGGTTTGTTGGTGGTTGTGCGTGGCCAAATGGGCCAATTTTTGCAGGTTTTGCGCAATCGTCGCACAGTTTTAATCTATGCGACCAGCGCTTTTTTGCTCGGCATCAACTGGTATGTCTACATCTGGGCGGTCAATGCCAACCATGTGGTCGAAAGTAGCCTTGGTTATTTTATCAATCCTTTGGTCAACGTCGCGCTGGGCATGTTGTTTTTGGGCGAACGAGTGCGGCGCTGGCAGGCCATGGCGATCGGTTTGGCCACCATCGGCGTGGTCTATCTCACGGTAGCACTGGGTGTGTTGCCATGGATTGCCCTAGCCTTGGCATTTACCTTTGGCTTTTATGGCCTAATTCGCAAAACTGCGGCGTTGGATTCGCTGCAAGGGCTTGCGTTGGAGACCGTGGTCTTTTTTGGGCCAGCAGCGGGCTATTTGCTCTGGCTCGAAACCCAAGGCAAAGCCGCTTTTGCGCATCAATCGTGGACAGTCAGCTTAATCTTGGCAGGTGCAGGGATTGTAACGGCGATTCCATTGTTGATGTTTGCAGCCGGAGCACGCCAAATTCCCATGACCACCTTGGGCTTATTGCAATATATCAACCCAACCATGCAATTTAGCCTTGGTGTGTTGCTCTATCATGAGCCAATTTCAGGCACAAAATTGATTGGTTTTGCAATTATTTGGCTTGCCTTAGCATTGTACAGCTTCGAAAGCTATCTCAATCGTGGTCAAACGGCAAAAACGTAGGGTTAATCGGAAATCCCACACCCCAGCGCCCGCCGCTATAGCAGAGAATTCAGGGGTGTGGGAACATACAGTTTAGTTAGTTTGGGCGCGATATTGGTTGCTGCGCACATATTGATTAAAGGTCTCAAATTCGGCCAAATACATCTTGCGCAACAAGCCAGGTGATAAAAAGCGCTCGATCAAACCCATCAGGCCAGGTTTTGGCTCAGATCGAGTATGTAAGGTTAGCTTCGAGCGCTGTTCACCATCGGGCGTAACCGTAAACGTGGTGATAATCCCCAAATCATAATCAGTTTCGACCAACACGCTGCCGGGGCTTGGCTCAGTCACGTGCATGCGCATGGTTTGCTTACGGCCAAACGCTTCAGTTTCAGTAACAAAAATCGTGCCCTTGCCAATGCCACCTTGCTCGACCTTCAGGCTTTTGAAATATTGCTTAGGCACAATATGTGGATGCCCATCGCGATAATCGGCAATAATTTGATAAACCAGTTCGGCGGGGGCTTCGATCTCCCCGGTAATTTCAAAGATAATTGGTTTCATAGCGCTTAGCTCCTCACTAAAATACTTAACCATTAAAGGCTACTATCGATCAAAAATCAAACAGACCTAATCCCGACGAAGCAGGAGCTTGATCTGTGACATGTCAATTAATGCGTTATTCTAGGCCGAATTATGGTACGATACTAGCTACTATAGTCTAAAATTAACTTGTGTGCAGCCGCACAAAGGAGTTGCGATGCAAATTATCCAAGCGAGCTTGGATGAACTTGAGCGACTTGTGCCATTATTTGATGGCTACCGCCAATTTTATCGTCAAGCAAGCGATCTTGCTGCCGCCCGCACTTTTTTACACGATCGGCTGAGCAATAACGAATCGATCATCTTTTTGGCGCAAACTCCTAAGGCTGGT from Herpetosiphon gulosus encodes:
- a CDS encoding ABC transporter ATP-binding protein, which gives rise to MNTHAVELHQVGKRYKYFSLNDISLSLPTGSITGFIGVNGAGKSTTIRILLGLVHQDHGSVQVLGQTMPEQQVLAKREIGYVSEDMRLYPKASLAWHMQFIQSIYPNWDQAYAEQLLKRFDLRAEQKIKGLSHGQRVKATLLLALARRPKLLILDEPTTGLDPVARQEVLTALIEVLADEDRTILFSSHNTLDVEQISDQVVFIDQGSIIEARSKEDLLDAWRRLRVRVAADQTVAQLPNVLQHQGHGQLQTIITNRYSPELQQTYQQAGLEIQAVELLTLEEIFVASIQARREGKNL
- a CDS encoding ABC-2 transporter permease; this translates as MNSMINHLVRKDWQINRTMMSIYISAMLIALALLLADDNSFIFGIGVILILTVLMILGIHLTTSNVISEHSQKTLPFIMSLPVSGLQYALAKIMANLSMFLLPWLLALVGSWLIILSRDSLPNGLVVITTLALIEILLSYCLIMMMGLVTGSQHGAIGAMALANLGFQGFLWGILQIPAIAQHRDSNSLAWNSTELSILAIQLAVIVGLLGITLVVQQRKTNFI
- a CDS encoding STAS domain-containing protein translates to MSNSASDSAALQAQIAELQAQLAHAQRQAELFENLVKRLPIGIDLLQREDPDDPTSLRLIFTNGLMPNAPIDMRLHVGKLIKDIFPDVPPMVFERYQHALDSGELVHLNELTVKVPDIGVRIAQLSAIPLTNDILCIKVADITEQKQVLEAQRHMLEQQAIINSQQEALADISTPLIPITDSVVIMPLIGAVDTRRAQQMMETLLHGISHMTARFAILDITGVPIVDTQVAHVLIQAAQSVRLLGGQVILTGIRPEVAQTLVGLGVNLNDLIVRGNLQSGVAYATIERYH
- the rarD gene encoding EamA family transporter RarD, translated to MKRGILYAAGAYACWGFFPLYWKLLRSVPALEILAHRMAWSLVFVGLLVVVRGQMGQFLQVLRNRRTVLIYATSAFLLGINWYVYIWAVNANHVVESSLGYFINPLVNVALGMLFLGERVRRWQAMAIGLATIGVVYLTVALGVLPWIALALAFTFGFYGLIRKTAALDSLQGLALETVVFFGPAAGYLLWLETQGKAAFAHQSWTVSLILAGAGIVTAIPLLMFAAGARQIPMTTLGLLQYINPTMQFSLGVLLYHEPISGTKLIGFAIIWLALALYSFESYLNRGQTAKT
- a CDS encoding SRPBCC family protein, which gives rise to MKPIIFEITGEIEAPAELVYQIIADYRDGHPHIVPKQYFKSLKVEQGGIGKGTIFVTETEAFGRKQTMRMHVTEPSPGSVLVETDYDLGIITTFTVTPDGEQRSKLTLHTRSEPKPGLMGLIERFLSPGLLRKMYLAEFETFNQYVRSNQYRAQTN